Proteins from a single region of Rhea pennata isolate bPtePen1 chromosome 4, bPtePen1.pri, whole genome shotgun sequence:
- the SMARCAD1 gene encoding SWI/SNF-related matrix-associated actin-dependent regulator of chromatin subfamily A containing DEAD/H box 1 has translation MKMTKTSGLSEYTIWNCKILMKEREVVLHLMNKCEYISNKLTKQVTSITEDGECGWNIEQPSILNQSLKLKPYQKIGLNWLALLHKHGLNGILADEMGLGKTIQAIAFLAYLYEEGNSGPHLIVVPASTLDNWIREVNLWCPELKVLLYYGSQEDRKRLRLRINNKAIHFNVIITTYNCAISNLDDRRLFRRLKLNSAIFDEGHMLKNMNSARYQHLMTFNAKNRLLLTGTPVQNNLLELMSLLNFVMPRMFKSSKSEIRRMFSSKAKSDEEQSAYEKERIAHAKRIIKPFILRRVKDEVLKKLPPKKDLVELCAMSEKQEQLYCGLFKKLKKNVTEKNSDMGNVMMQLRKMANHPLLHRQYYTNDKLRTMSRRMLKEPTHHNADPDLIFEDMTVMTDFELHLLCEQYSHVSDFKLDMDQILDSGKFRTLERILSDLKEKGDRVVLFSQFTMMLDILEVLLKHRQFRYIRMDGKTQISERIHLIDQFNTDTDIFIFLLSTKAGGLGINLTSANVVILHDIDCNPYNDKQAEDRCHRVGQTREVQVIKLISKGTIEESMLKISQQKLKLEQDMTAADSGEEGTIPPDIATLLKASLGL, from the exons atgAAAATGACTAAAACTTCCGGCTTATCAGAATACACAATATGGAACTGCAAGATCCTGATGAAAGAGAGGGAGGTGGTTTTACATCTCATGAATAAATGCgaatacatttcaaataaacTGACAAAACAAGTAACCAGTATCACTGAAGATGGAGAATGTGGGTGGAACATAGAGCAACCGTCCATTTTGAATCAGAG TTTGAAGCTCAAGCCATATCAGAAGATCGGATTGAACTGGTTAGCACTTCTGCATAAACATGGGTTGAATGGTATTTTGGCTGATGAAATG ggCTTAGGAAAAACAATTCAAGCTATTGCATTTCTGGCATATCTCTATGAAGAGGGCAATAGTGGTCCCCACCTGATAGTTGTGCCAGCTTCCACACTGG ataACTGGATAAGAGAAGTTAATCTGTGGTGTCCTGAACTGAAGGTCCTTTTATATTATG GATCCCAAGAAGATCGGAAGCGTCTCAGGCTGCGCATTAATAATAAAGCTATACATTTCAATGTGATTATAACCAC ATACAACTGCGCAATTAGCAATTTAGATGATAGAAGGCTGTTTCGCAGGTTGAAACTGAACTCTGCAATTTTTGATGAAGGTCATATGCTGAAGAATATGAACTCTGCGCGCTACCAACACCTTATGACATTTAAT GCAAAGAATCGCTTACTGCTAACAGGAACTCCTGTTCAAAATAATCTATTGGAATTGATGTCTCTCCTGAATTTTGTCATGCCGCGTATGTTCAAAAGTAGCAAAAGTGAAATCCGAAGGATGTTCTCTTCAAAAGCG AAGAGTGATGAAGAACAAAGTGCATACGAAAAGGAGAGGATTGCACATGCAAAACGGATAATAAAACCATTCATCTTGAGAAGAGTAAAAGATGAG GTCCTTAAAAAACTACCTCCCAAGAAAGATCTCGTTGAATTATGTGCCATGTCTGAGAAGCAGGAGCAACTATACTGTGGCCTCTtcaaaaagttaaagaaaaatgttacgG AGAAAAACTCTGATATGGGAAATGTAATGATGCAGCTTAGAAAAATGGCTAATCACCCTCTCTTGCATCGTCAGTATTACACAAATGACAAGCTCAGGACAATGTCCAGACGTATGCTTAAG GAACCAACACATCACAATGCTGATCCTGACCTTATCTTTGAAGATATGACAGTAATGACAGATTTTGAGCTGCATCTGCTTTGTGAGCAATATTCTCATGTCAGTGACTTCAAGTTAGACATGGATCAGATTTTGGATTCTGGAAAATTTAGAACACTGGAACGCATTCTCTCTGACCTTAAAGAGAAG gGTGACAGAGTTGTATTGTTTAGCCAGTTTACTATGATGCTGGATATCCTGGAAGTTCTCCTAAAGCATCGCCAGTTTAGATATATCAGAATGGATggaaaaacacagatttctGAGAG gaTACATCTAATAGATCAGTTCAATACAGatacagatatatttatattcctCCTGTCCACCAAAGCTGGTGGCTTGGGAATTAATCTGACCTCAGCAAATGTTGTCATTCTTCATGATATTGATTGCAACCCATACAATGACAAGCAAGCAGAGGATCGATGCCATCGAGTAGGCCAAACAAG aGAAGTACAAGTCATAAAGCTAATCAGTAAAGGGACTATTGAAGAATCCATGCTGAAAATCAGCCAGCAGAAATTGAAGTTAGAACAAGATATGACTGCAGCTGATTCAG GAGAAGAAGGGACCATTCCACCAGATATAGCCACATTATTAAAAGCTTCATTAGGtctctga